A single window of Ictalurus furcatus strain D&B chromosome 3, Billie_1.0, whole genome shotgun sequence DNA harbors:
- the gfra4a gene encoding GDNF family receptor alpha-4a isoform X2, translating into MALWTMDLIRLCLLQLAVIGVPWLVLARQQDCLTAGDSCSSDEACSPRLRTLRQCVAGGGSVKLGPGARNHCENAVTALLASPLHRCQCKRGMKREKNCLSIYWSLKQSVIHGLNLVENYPYEPVERGFDYVRLASIAAESDAGMATVNHCLDAAKACNVDDTCQKLRTEYVSACITPSVRVGSCNRMRCNKALRKFFDRVPPDYTHELLFCPCSDTACSERRRQTIVPACSYEEREKPNCLVQLSSCEDDLVCKSRWAQFKHDCQPSELTASSCQQENYGACLIAYTGLIGTPLTPNYLDNSTSNVGPWCSCAASGNHREQCYDFLIHFHENTCLKNAILAFGNDTDSKSAANQPDAASPRTNQRLATSTITTTTISINVESQQNIFHPQIPTQMNEKDRLLSESTLPLPDLYDSSPGCTDLAVTAFLPTILLLALQF; encoded by the exons GAGTGCCCTGGCTGGTGTTGGCGAGGCAGCAGGACTGCCTGACTGCAGGCGATTCATGCTCCAGTGATGAGGCGTGCAGTCCACGACTACGCACTCTGCGTCAGTGTGTGGCAGGCGGAGGGAGTGTGAAGCTGGGGCCAGGGGCTCGTAACCACTGCGAAAACGCGGTAACCGCTCTGCTAGCCAGTCCTCTTCACCGCTGCCAGTGTAAACGTGGCATGAAGAGGGAGAAGAACTGCCTCAGCATCTACTGGAGCCTCAAGCAGTCTGTAATACACG GACTGAACCTTGTAGAGAATTACCCATATGAGCCTGTCGAGCGAGGGTTTGATTATGTTCGGCTGGCTTCCATCGCTGCAG AGTCTGACGCGGGTATGGCGACAGTGAATCATTGTCTGGATGCGGCTAAAGCCTGCAATGTGGATGACACATGCCAGAAGCTGCGCACAGAGTATGTGTCGGCCTGCATAACCCCATCAGTGAGAGTGGGGTCTTGTAACCGCATGCGCTGCAACAAAGCCCTGCGAAAGTTCTTTGACCGTGTGCCACCTGACTACACACACGAGTTGCTGTTCTGTCCGTGCTCAGACACAGCATGCTCTGAGCGCCGGCGCCAGACCATCGTCCCTGCATGTTCATATGAGGAAAGAGAAAAACCCAACTGCCTGGTTCAGCTCAGCAGCTGTGAGGATGACCTTGTGTGCAA ATCTCGTTGGGCCCAGTTCAAGCATGACTGCCAGCCTTCAGAGCTCACTGCCAGCAGCTGCCAGCAAGAGAACTATGGGGCCTGCCTCATTGCCTACACTGGCCTGATAG GAACCCCTCTCACCCCAAACTATTTGGATAACTCCACATCTAATGTGGGGCCATGGTGTTCGTGTGCAGCCAGTGGGAATCACAGGGAGCAGTGCTATGACTTCCTTATCCATTTCCATGAAAACACATGTCTAA AAAACGCTATCCTTGCCTTTGGCAATGACACTGACTCCAAATCAGCAGCTAACCAGCCAGATGCAGCCAGTCCAAGGACCAATCAACGCCTAGCTACCAGTACCATAACCACTACCACCATCTCAATTAACGTGGAGAGCCAGCAGAACATCTTCCATCCACAAATACCCACCCAG aTGAATGAGAAAGACAGACTGTTGAGTGAATCTACCCTCCCATTACCTGATCTGTACGACAGCAGCCCTGGATGCACTGACCTGGCAGTGACAGCTTTTCTCCCCACCATCCTGTTGCTGGCTCTTCAGTTCTAG
- the gfra4a gene encoding GDNF family receptor alpha-4a isoform X1 yields MYHSTYFYCNCSRFLEHDKHCYMESWCGVIAHFLCAGVPWLVLARQQDCLTAGDSCSSDEACSPRLRTLRQCVAGGGSVKLGPGARNHCENAVTALLASPLHRCQCKRGMKREKNCLSIYWSLKQSVIHGLNLVENYPYEPVERGFDYVRLASIAAESDAGMATVNHCLDAAKACNVDDTCQKLRTEYVSACITPSVRVGSCNRMRCNKALRKFFDRVPPDYTHELLFCPCSDTACSERRRQTIVPACSYEEREKPNCLVQLSSCEDDLVCKSRWAQFKHDCQPSELTASSCQQENYGACLIAYTGLIGTPLTPNYLDNSTSNVGPWCSCAASGNHREQCYDFLIHFHENTCLKNAILAFGNDTDSKSAANQPDAASPRTNQRLATSTITTTTISINVESQQNIFHPQIPTQMNEKDRLLSESTLPLPDLYDSSPGCTDLAVTAFLPTILLLALQF; encoded by the exons ATGTACCACAGCACTTATTTCTACTGTAATTGCTCCAGGTTCTTGGAGCATGATAAACACTGCTATATGGAGAGCTGGTGTGGTGTAATTGCCCATTTCCTGTGTGCAGGAGTGCCCTGGCTGGTGTTGGCGAGGCAGCAGGACTGCCTGACTGCAGGCGATTCATGCTCCAGTGATGAGGCGTGCAGTCCACGACTACGCACTCTGCGTCAGTGTGTGGCAGGCGGAGGGAGTGTGAAGCTGGGGCCAGGGGCTCGTAACCACTGCGAAAACGCGGTAACCGCTCTGCTAGCCAGTCCTCTTCACCGCTGCCAGTGTAAACGTGGCATGAAGAGGGAGAAGAACTGCCTCAGCATCTACTGGAGCCTCAAGCAGTCTGTAATACACG GACTGAACCTTGTAGAGAATTACCCATATGAGCCTGTCGAGCGAGGGTTTGATTATGTTCGGCTGGCTTCCATCGCTGCAG AGTCTGACGCGGGTATGGCGACAGTGAATCATTGTCTGGATGCGGCTAAAGCCTGCAATGTGGATGACACATGCCAGAAGCTGCGCACAGAGTATGTGTCGGCCTGCATAACCCCATCAGTGAGAGTGGGGTCTTGTAACCGCATGCGCTGCAACAAAGCCCTGCGAAAGTTCTTTGACCGTGTGCCACCTGACTACACACACGAGTTGCTGTTCTGTCCGTGCTCAGACACAGCATGCTCTGAGCGCCGGCGCCAGACCATCGTCCCTGCATGTTCATATGAGGAAAGAGAAAAACCCAACTGCCTGGTTCAGCTCAGCAGCTGTGAGGATGACCTTGTGTGCAA ATCTCGTTGGGCCCAGTTCAAGCATGACTGCCAGCCTTCAGAGCTCACTGCCAGCAGCTGCCAGCAAGAGAACTATGGGGCCTGCCTCATTGCCTACACTGGCCTGATAG GAACCCCTCTCACCCCAAACTATTTGGATAACTCCACATCTAATGTGGGGCCATGGTGTTCGTGTGCAGCCAGTGGGAATCACAGGGAGCAGTGCTATGACTTCCTTATCCATTTCCATGAAAACACATGTCTAA AAAACGCTATCCTTGCCTTTGGCAATGACACTGACTCCAAATCAGCAGCTAACCAGCCAGATGCAGCCAGTCCAAGGACCAATCAACGCCTAGCTACCAGTACCATAACCACTACCACCATCTCAATTAACGTGGAGAGCCAGCAGAACATCTTCCATCCACAAATACCCACCCAG aTGAATGAGAAAGACAGACTGTTGAGTGAATCTACCCTCCCATTACCTGATCTGTACGACAGCAGCCCTGGATGCACTGACCTGGCAGTGACAGCTTTTCTCCCCACCATCCTGTTGCTGGCTCTTCAGTTCTAG